In Strigops habroptila isolate Jane chromosome 4, bStrHab1.2.pri, whole genome shotgun sequence, a single genomic region encodes these proteins:
- the CCP110 gene encoding centriolar coiled-coil protein of 110 kDa isoform X2: MKMEDYEIFCKKHLARIQEEALKRETSFAIQHKNISLIQFHGVPVLSPLLSLEKKKEIQQYKQKALDLETWRQNSRKRALLNRVQEILDNVQIRRRPSVSDVNTQEAENICPDSDSKASADFTALSDGTLACSPERHASTALEKTPDLKPSDAIGQVTPNVTEVVKAAEENVFSKQSESHVSKDVPCSRAASPDNVHSKPASYALQKQERIGASPSDEEVQDPYVMSLQNLMKKSREYIEKEQTKCSSKSNSKRSMSESHSDKENDGVKTTDSVKERTKLAGRSCAALTLDKPSLNKSNTLLQGASTHTNNTSMSTLSSFSKVDIPMRVGTPPLVDSDSDEEFKKTSMFDRDSSIVRSLTGSYAKLPSPEPSMSPKMHRRRPRPLSMGHIVINNPVNAFELSPKGKGRAMDLIMQDIADKNNVSESVPKFMVDFTMACPSRIPGVSRNSSGPYDGLGVGRPHRHSFGHFESKGTFSATVEGQVVMDSRGPYKVETSTNIVAAKLNEPFASSQSGATQKLLTANETNPSSLLENTKCNSPVELNKSYDVEDPSPLLMQSKNMQQQMDTPNVSSANEQFLENSFEKVKRRLDLDTDNCQKENSPCVLTVGMEEEKQWLQEQKYPVGSVYITKTAAPDNMAKEDILKTKMLAFEEMRKRLEEQHAQQLSILIAEQEREQEKLQKELEEQERKLKGKKVATTEIEISKVNINSRMELEWRKKSESSLLESVQSQLETVHNANSTSIGFAHTTTPSTFASTSETSFFLWGPSGTGVIKTSVSRPSNRIKSRWTQVFSPEIQMKFDKITAVAKGFLTRRLLQTEKLKHLKQTVKDTMEFIKNFQSEAPLKRGSVSAQDASLHERVMAQLRAALYDIYDIFFTMEASERMNILRHDREVRKEKMLRQMDKIKSPRERVTLSTATQKSLDRKKYMKRLIVCMGEKMFVLSCVYVIFQWASEMGMPSKKIIIKQKTPESRVLQTNQGQNAPVHRLLCRQGTPKTSVKGVEQNRKKASESRMSNKAISGAYAGRTQRKKPNVVTI; the protein is encoded by the exons ATGAAGATGGAGGATTATGAAATATTCTGCAAGAAGCATCTTGCCAGAATCCAAGAAGAGGCACTAAAAAGAGAAACCTCTTTTGCTATTCAGCACAAAAACATCTCTCTCATTCAATTCCATGGAGTTCCTGTGCTTTCCCCTCTG CTTagccttgaaaagaaaaaggaaatacagcaaTACAAACAGAAAGCACTGGACCTAGAGACCTGGAGACAGAACTCCCGGAAAAGAGCTTTATTGAATCGTGTTCAGGAGATTCTAGATAATGTTCAG atcAGGAGACGACCTAGTGTGAGTGACGTGAACACACAGGAGGCTGAGAATATTTGCCCTGATTCAGATTCAAAAGCTTCAGCTGACTTCACAGCTCTATCAGATGGCACTTTGGCATGTTCTCCTGAAAGGCATGCTTCCACAGCGCTTGAGAAGACACCAGATCTTAAGCCGTCGGATGCCATTGGGCAGGTGACACCAAATGTGACAGAAGTAgttaaagcagcagaagaaaatgttttttcaaagcaaagcgAGAGTCATGTCTCGAAAGATGTACCTTGTTCAAGGGCTGCGTCTCCTGACAATGTGCATAGTAAGCCTGCTTCATATGCTTtgcaaaagcaggagagaatAGGAGCGTCGCCGTCAGATGAGGAAGTCCAAGATCCATATGTAATGAGTCTTCAGAACCTGATGAAGAAATCTAGGGAGTATATAGAGAAAGAGCAAACCAAGTGTAGCTCAAAAAGTAATTCAAAGAGGAGTATGAGTGAAAGTCATTCAGATAAAGAAAACGATGGTGTTAAGACAACTGACtctgtgaaagaaagaacaaagcttGCAGGCAGAAGTTGCGCTGCTCTGACACTTGATAAGCCTAGTCTTAATAAATCAAATACCCTTCTCCAAGGTGCCTCTACTCATACAAATAACACAAGTATGTCCACTTTATCCAGTTTTTCTAAAGTGGACATACCAATGAGAGTTGGAACACCCCCGCTGGTGGATTCAGATTCagatgaagaatttaaaaagacTTCTATGTTCGATCGTGACAGTAGCATTGTCAGGAGCCTCACAGGCTCTTATGCCAAACTGCCAAGCCCAGAGCCAAGCATGAGCCCTAAAATGCACCGAAGGCGCCCGAGACCTTTATCAATGGGGCACATAGTTATAAATAACCCAGTGAATGCTTTTGAGTTGAGTCCTAAAGGCAAGGGTAGAGCAATGGATCTAATCATGCAAGATATTGCAGACAAAAACAATGTGTCCGAATCAGTGCCAAAGTTCATGGTGGACTTCACTATGGCTTGCCCTAGCAGAATTCCTGGTGTCAGCAGGAATTCTTCAGGCCCTTATGATGGGTTGGGGGTTGGCAGACCGCATCGCCATTCCTTTGGGcactttgaaagcaaaggaacGTTTTCAGCTACAGTGGAAGGACAGGTAGTGATGGACAGCAGAGGCCCATATAAAGTAGAGACCAGCACTAATATTGTTGCTGCAAAACTGAATGAGCCATTTGCCAGCAGCCAGTCTGGAGCCACACAGAAGCTCCTAACTGCGAATGAAACCAACCCATCCAGTCTGCTAGAAAATACTAAATGTAATTCTCCAGTAGAACTCAATAAGTCTTACGATGTAGAAGACCCATCTCCACTACTAATGCAGAGCAAGAATATGCAACAGCAGATGGACACTCCAAATGTTTCCTCAGCAAATGAGCAGTTTCtagaaaatagttttgaaaaggTAAAACGTAGACTTGATTTGGACACCGACAactgccaaaaagaaaacagtcccTGTGTTCTAACAGTTGGAatggaagaagagaagcagTGGTTGCAAGAACAGAAGTATCCTGTGGGATCAGTTTACATTACCAAGACTGCAGCCCCTGATAATATGGCAAAAG aagatattttaaaaactaaaatgttGGCCTTTGAAGAAATGAGGAAGAGACTTGAGGAACAGCATGCGCAACAACTGTCAATTCTGATAGCTGAACAAGAGAGAGAACAGGAGAAATTGCAGAAG gaactggaagagcaggagagaaagTTGAAAGGGAAGAAGGTTGCTacaacagaaatagaaatttcCAAAGTGAACATTAACAGTAGGATGGAGTTggagtggaggaaaaaaagcgAAAGCAGCTTGCTGGAAAGTGTGCAGTCTCAGCTGGAGACGGTCCACAATGCAAACTCTACCAGCATTG GTTTTGCTCATACTACAACACCTAGCACCTTTGCTTCCACAAGTGAAACATCATTCTTTCTCTGGGGACCATCAGGCACTGGAGTTATAAAAACCTCAGTATCTAGGCCAAGTAACAGGATCAAAAGTAGGTGGACACag GTTTTCAGTCCCGAGATACAAATGAAGTTCGATAAGATCACTGCTGTGGCAAAGGGGTTTCTCACTCGTAGACTCCTGcagacagaaaaactgaaacatcTGAAGCAAACTGTAAAA GATACAATGGAGTTCATAAAAAATTTTCAGTCTGAAGCCCCATTAAAAAGAGGAAGTGTTTCCGCACAAGATGCGTCCCTTCATGAAAGAGTAATGGCTCAG CTGCGAGCTGCTCTGTATGACATCTATGACATCTTTTTTACAATGGAGGCATCAGAAAGGATGAATATTCTGCGTCATGATCGTGAAGTTCGTAAAGAGAAGATGCTCAGGCAAATG gATAAAATAAAGAGCCCGAGAGAGCGAGTGACACTTTCAACAGCTACACAGAAATCTCTGGACAGGAAGAAGTACATGAA GAGACTTATTGTTTGCATGggagaaaaaatgtttgttctaAGTTGTGTTTATGTTATTTTCCAGTG GGCTTCAGAAATGGGAATGccaagtaaaaaaataatcataaaacaaaaaactcctGAAAGCCG TGTACTGCAAACCAATCAAGGACAGAATGCCCCAGTTCACAGACTTCTTTGCAGACAAGG aaCCCCTAAGACCTCAGTGAAGGGGGTTGAGCAAAATAGAAAGAAGGCCTCAGAGAGCAGAATGTCTAACAAGGCTATTTCAG